One window from the genome of Bacillus kexueae encodes:
- a CDS encoding prepilin peptidase — MLFVYLYTFLVGITFGSFFNVVGMRVPNKKSIVHPRSSCPHCHTVLSWKELIPIVSYVWQRGRCRNCESNITLFYPAFEALTGLLFVFSLYKIGFELELVVALTFVSLLIIITVSDLSYMLIPNRILLFFFILFLIERMLIPLSPIYDSLLGSFVGFALLYVIAVISKGGMGGGDIKLFAVIGLVLGTKDVLLAFFIATIVGTLFSLFGMISKKLTRKSAIPFGPFISLGALVAYFYGDSIIQWYVQIL; from the coding sequence ATGTTGTTCGTTTATTTGTATACCTTTCTTGTCGGCATAACGTTCGGTTCATTTTTTAATGTGGTCGGGATGCGGGTTCCAAATAAAAAGTCCATTGTCCACCCTCGCTCTTCATGCCCACATTGTCATACTGTGCTTTCTTGGAAAGAGCTGATCCCCATCGTTTCATATGTTTGGCAAAGGGGCCGTTGCCGAAATTGCGAGAGCAACATTACGCTCTTCTACCCAGCATTTGAAGCACTTACAGGCTTGTTGTTTGTCTTTTCTCTTTATAAAATAGGATTTGAGCTTGAACTCGTTGTGGCACTTACATTCGTGTCGCTTTTAATCATTATCACGGTTAGTGATTTGTCATATATGCTCATCCCGAATCGAATACTTCTATTCTTTTTTATCCTATTTTTAATAGAACGAATGCTCATCCCTCTTTCCCCTATATATGATTCTCTTCTCGGTAGCTTCGTAGGATTTGCATTATTGTATGTGATTGCCGTTATTAGTAAAGGTGGAATGGGAGGTGGCGATATTAAATTATTTGCCGTAATCGGGCTTGTTCTTGGTACGAAAGATGTCTTGCTTGCCTTTTTTATCGCAACGATTGTTGGAACCTTGTTTAGCCTCTTCGGGATGATATCGAAAAAGCTAACGAGAAAATCCGCCATCCCATTCGGACCATTTATTAGCCTCGGCGCACTTGTTGCTTATTTTTACGGCGATTCGATAATTCAGTGGTATGTGCAAATACTATAA
- a CDS encoding DUF420 domain-containing protein: MSQTNNQSNKPKNFTPIVVSLSIVINAIILILFFSPIGYRGEVQFDLTIFPRINAILNSFTFVFLVAALFAIKRKNIKVHRNFIIAAFSSTALFFVSYLTYHFLSTEPTRHGGAGFEKMFYLFVLTSHSILAAIIVPLALFAFFWGISNQVEKHRKIVRWAMPIWLYVSFTGVLVYILISPYY; the protein is encoded by the coding sequence ATGAGTCAGACAAACAACCAATCGAATAAACCGAAAAACTTTACACCTATCGTTGTGAGTCTTTCAATCGTCATAAATGCGATTATTTTAATTTTATTCTTCTCACCAATCGGATATCGCGGCGAAGTTCAATTTGATCTAACCATTTTCCCGCGCATTAATGCGATCTTAAATAGCTTCACGTTCGTCTTTTTAGTGGCAGCGTTATTTGCGATTAAACGAAAAAACATTAAAGTGCACCGCAACTTTATTATCGCGGCATTTTCATCCACTGCCCTGTTTTTCGTATCGTATTTAACATATCACTTCTTATCGACAGAACCAACACGCCACGGTGGTGCGGGATTTGAAAAAATGTTTTACTTATTCGTCTTAACGTCTCACAGCATTTTAGCTGCAATCATCGTCCCTCTTGCACTCTTTGCTTTCTTCTGGGGAATCTCAAACCAAGTCGAAAAGCACCGTAAAATTGTGCGCTGGGCGATGCCGATTTGGTTATATGTAAGCTTTACCGGCGTATTAGTCTACATTTTAATATCGCCTTATTATTAA
- a CDS encoding YjcZ family sporulation protein — translation MSHGYNNSFALIVVLFILLVIVGTAFVC, via the coding sequence ATGAGTCACGGTTACAATAATAGCTTTGCTTTGATTGTTGTCTTGTTTATTCTCCTTGTTATCGTTGGTACAGCATTTGTATGTTAG
- the pilM gene encoding type IV pilus biogenesis protein PilM — MKITSLFSKSNVANLEIKDDVIRFVEVKQTNPIFVSHHGEYYLEPGIIEQGRIIDEEAFTSALSSCIQSWNLKRKDVRFLLPDASVVVRVVDVPIDVPNDEIVGHLYFELDQSIHLPFDSPIIDGTFLYETNETKKVLLVAAPEAVVNTIANKLKELRTNPVVADISPFSQYRLFHHYELTSQDEHYLLIQLNMQSITVSIFDDERPSFMQQFPIPYGEGIWNPMRSETGHTLDFSTTNEFDIVSAVQDIYIEIERILRFYQFSLHNGNQEITSILLTGDHPFLTTIQQEMRDRFSLPIITIPNEVILPTPLEPKWFNALGLAVREGN, encoded by the coding sequence ATGAAAATTACTTCTCTCTTTTCAAAATCAAATGTAGCAAATTTAGAGATTAAAGATGATGTTATTCGCTTTGTCGAGGTGAAACAAACGAATCCAATTTTCGTTTCCCACCACGGTGAGTATTATTTAGAACCCGGCATAATCGAGCAAGGTCGGATCATCGATGAAGAAGCGTTTACGTCAGCGCTATCGTCTTGTATTCAAAGCTGGAATTTAAAACGAAAGGACGTCCGTTTTCTCCTCCCCGACGCTTCAGTCGTCGTGCGTGTTGTCGACGTACCTATTGACGTTCCGAATGATGAAATCGTTGGTCACTTATATTTTGAACTCGATCAGTCGATTCATTTACCCTTTGATTCTCCTATTATTGATGGAACATTCCTTTATGAAACAAACGAAACGAAGAAAGTGTTGTTAGTTGCAGCGCCAGAAGCAGTCGTCAACACGATTGCTAACAAACTAAAAGAATTACGTACAAACCCGGTTGTGGCTGACATTTCACCATTTAGCCAATACCGATTATTTCATCATTATGAACTTACTTCACAAGATGAACATTATTTGTTGATTCAACTCAATATGCAGTCGATAACGGTAAGCATTTTTGATGATGAGCGACCATCGTTCATGCAGCAATTCCCGATTCCATACGGGGAAGGTATATGGAATCCAATGCGGTCCGAAACTGGTCATACACTTGATTTCAGCACGACAAACGAATTCGACATTGTATCGGCGGTTCAAGACATATACATTGAAATTGAACGAATTTTGCGATTCTATCAATTTTCATTGCATAATGGCAATCAAGAAATTACGAGTATCTTGTTAACAGGCGATCATCCATTTCTTACAACTATCCAACAAGAAATGCGAGACCGCTTTTCATTACCAATCATCACCATTCCAAATGAAGTCATTTTACCAACTCCTTTAGAACCGAAATGGTTTAACGCTTTAGGCTTAGCTGTGAGAGAGGGAAACTAA
- a CDS encoding winged helix-turn-helix transcriptional regulator: MSDSIQVDEKGKLKCSIEFTLSKIGGKWKTVILWHLGVDGPQRYRDLKDLLPGIAHKMLSQQLKELEQDGLIVRHQYEGVPPKVEYSMTEKGMTLMPVLHAMHQWGTEFGE, translated from the coding sequence ATGTCCGACTCAATTCAGGTAGATGAAAAAGGAAAGCTGAAATGCTCGATTGAGTTTACGTTATCAAAGATCGGTGGAAAATGGAAAACGGTGATTTTGTGGCATCTAGGAGTCGATGGTCCCCAGCGATACCGAGATTTAAAAGATTTACTCCCAGGAATTGCGCATAAAATGTTGAGCCAACAATTAAAAGAATTGGAGCAGGATGGCCTCATTGTGCGCCATCAATATGAAGGAGTCCCACCGAAAGTAGAGTATTCAATGACAGAAAAAGGCATGACGCTCATGCCTGTGTTACACGCGATGCATCAATGGGGAACGGAATTTGGCGAATAA
- a CDS encoding muramidase family protein, translating to MMISYYEVRPSDQGEYTLYVYVDSLLNEFASEWNANGEEKGSLVEAAKNIVHERFPELKVTFVKVMCSGMVVSSFSLGSVLKSAKAMTNPTNSHVVQPQIYYEVVVGDTLWSLSSKYAVAIDDIKRANRLTSDQLAIGQRLIIPNALHVVQQGDYLSALAKKYGTTVAAIKQANQLTTDKVKIGQKLWIPKNIEVPSMPPISSNTTYTVQSGDSLSGIAKKYGTTVTAIKGANNLSSDTIYIGQTLQIPSGEAQQAERAGQATEYIVQPGDSLSGIAKKYGTTVTAIKGANNLSSDTIYAGQTLQIPSGEAQQVERMGQATEYTVQPGDSLSGIAKKYGTTVTAIKGANNLSSDTIYAGQTLQIPSGEAQQVERTESTTTYTVRAGDSLWTIARAYGTSVDDVKRLNGLTTDRLFVGQVLIVPKAQEGVQTKNQITYTTHVVQPGDTLWDISIQYGIPQRELLEVNQLTTNSALSVGQTLTIPVHHIATKPVVSERHGELLQWWTEAQYVFPIGKEAKVIDFETGKSFQIKRTIGANHADCETVSTTDTNIAKSIWGGYSWKTRAVLIEVDGRKLAASMSFMPHGVEYIKGNGIDGHFDVHFYESTRHKDGKIDPYHQEEVKIAAGVSG from the coding sequence ATGATGATTTCTTATTATGAAGTGAGGCCTTCTGATCAAGGCGAGTATACACTATATGTTTATGTCGATTCGTTATTGAACGAATTTGCCAGTGAGTGGAATGCGAATGGAGAGGAAAAGGGAAGTCTTGTTGAAGCGGCGAAAAATATTGTTCACGAACGCTTTCCTGAATTGAAAGTGACGTTCGTGAAGGTCATGTGCAGTGGCATGGTCGTTTCGTCTTTTTCACTTGGATCGGTATTGAAATCAGCAAAGGCGATGACGAATCCGACGAATTCTCATGTCGTACAGCCGCAAATTTACTATGAAGTAGTGGTCGGTGATACGCTCTGGAGCTTGTCTTCCAAATATGCAGTAGCTATCGATGATATAAAACGTGCGAACCGTTTGACGTCTGATCAGTTAGCAATTGGGCAGCGACTCATCATTCCAAATGCTCTTCATGTTGTACAACAAGGGGACTACTTATCGGCCTTGGCGAAAAAGTATGGCACGACCGTTGCTGCGATTAAGCAAGCCAATCAACTTACAACTGACAAAGTCAAGATCGGTCAGAAGTTGTGGATTCCGAAAAATATCGAAGTACCCTCAATGCCACCGATTTCTAGCAATACGACTTACACCGTCCAGTCGGGTGACAGCTTATCAGGAATAGCGAAAAAATACGGAACAACGGTGACAGCGATAAAAGGGGCAAACAATTTGTCCTCGGATACCATTTACATCGGTCAAACGCTTCAAATACCGAGTGGAGAAGCGCAACAAGCGGAACGAGCGGGGCAGGCAACAGAATACATCGTCCAGCCAGGTGACAGCTTATCAGGGATAGCGAAAAAATACGGAACAACGGTGACAGCGATAAAAGGGGCAAACAATTTGTCCTCGGATACTATTTACGCCGGTCAAACGCTTCAAATACCGAGTGGAGAAGCGCAACAAGTAGAACGAATGGGGCAGGCAACAGAATACACCGTCCAGCCAGGTGACAGCTTATCAGGGATAGCGAAAAAATACGGAACAACGGTGACAGCGATAAAAGGAGCGAACAATTTGTCCTCGGATACTATTTACGCCGGTCAAACGCTTCAAATACCGAGTGGAGAAGCGCAACAAGTAGAACGAACGGAATCGACAACAACGTACACGGTGCGCGCTGGTGACAGTTTATGGACAATCGCGAGAGCTTATGGAACATCTGTGGACGATGTGAAACGATTGAATGGACTGACAACGGATCGGTTATTCGTAGGACAAGTTTTAATCGTTCCAAAAGCTCAAGAAGGTGTACAAACAAAAAATCAGATCACGTATACGACCCATGTCGTACAGCCAGGAGATACGTTATGGGACATTAGCATTCAATACGGTATTCCACAAAGAGAGTTGTTAGAGGTCAATCAATTAACGACGAATAGTGCGTTATCAGTCGGTCAAACGTTAACAATTCCCGTTCATCATATCGCAACAAAACCTGTGGTGAGTGAGCGGCACGGAGAATTATTACAATGGTGGACGGAAGCACAATATGTTTTTCCAATTGGAAAAGAAGCGAAAGTTATCGATTTTGAAACAGGAAAATCGTTTCAAATTAAACGAACGATCGGTGCCAATCATGCCGATTGTGAAACTGTGTCGACAACAGATACTAACATCGCCAAAAGCATTTGGGGAGGGTATAGCTGGAAAACGCGTGCGGTCCTAATTGAAGTGGATGGGCGTAAGCTAGCAGCGAGTATGAGTTTTATGCCACACGGTGTGGAATACATTAAAGGAAACGGAATTGACGGACATTTTGATGTGCATTTTTATGAATCGACTCGCCATAAAGATGGAAAGATTGACCCTTATCATCAAGAAGAGGTGAAAATAGCAGCAGGAGTTTCGGGGTGA
- a CDS encoding lactoylglutathione lyase family protein — protein MPIYPRTFSHIGLSVPNLEEAIKFYSEVFGWYVIMEPSEIQNDDSAIGEMCRDVFGNDWESFRIAHLATGDKIGIELFEFSHNEQPENNFEYWKTGLFHFCVQDPDIEGLVEKIKAYGGKQRMPIREYYPGEKPYKMVYVEDPFGNIFEIYTHSYELTYSQGAY, from the coding sequence ATGCCTATTTATCCTAGAACATTTTCACATATCGGTCTTTCAGTACCAAACTTAGAAGAGGCCATTAAATTTTACAGCGAAGTATTTGGATGGTACGTCATTATGGAGCCGTCTGAAATTCAAAATGATGATTCCGCAATCGGCGAGATGTGCCGTGACGTATTCGGAAATGATTGGGAAAGCTTCCGCATTGCCCATTTAGCAACTGGAGATAAAATCGGAATCGAGCTATTCGAATTCTCCCATAACGAACAGCCTGAAAATAACTTTGAATATTGGAAAACCGGTCTTTTCCACTTTTGTGTGCAAGATCCTGACATTGAAGGATTAGTCGAAAAAATTAAAGCATACGGTGGAAAACAACGCATGCCAATTCGTGAATATTACCCTGGTGAAAAACCATATAAAATGGTATATGTTGAAGATCCGTTCGGAAATATTTTTGAAATTTACACGCACAGCTATGAACTTACGTATTCACAAGGTGCTTATTAA
- a CDS encoding type IV pilus twitching motility protein PilT: protein MKELIHSILTRAQSLKASDVHLSTNMKPIFRIHGKLRHDEGIPLSEDELMDSLKAVMGQELVDHFERNGEVDFSYELENVSRFRFNVYKKRGGTSAAIRLIPNTVPAIDDLRLPAILKRVAEKPQGLVLVTGPTGSGKSTTLASMIDYINRTEAKHIITLEDPIEYVHNNIHSIIDQREVGTDTLQFSTGLRAALRQDPDVILVGEMRDLETITTAISAAETGHLVFGTLHTMSAPATIERIVDVFPASQQEQIRYQLATVLVSIISQRLFPLQNGRGRIAATEILVNNNSVSNLIRNQKLHQIPNVIQTSKEHGMQTMQMHVKELMKDGLVAYESIRHMLEENGNAPI, encoded by the coding sequence ATGAAAGAGCTAATACATTCCATTTTAACTCGAGCACAATCGCTTAAAGCATCGGATGTTCATTTATCAACCAATATGAAACCGATATTCCGCATTCACGGTAAACTCCGTCACGATGAGGGCATTCCCCTTTCAGAAGACGAATTAATGGATTCATTAAAAGCTGTAATGGGACAAGAATTAGTTGATCACTTCGAACGAAATGGTGAAGTGGATTTTTCTTATGAACTGGAGAACGTATCGCGCTTCCGTTTCAATGTCTACAAAAAACGTGGTGGAACGTCTGCAGCGATTCGTTTAATTCCGAATACCGTGCCGGCAATTGACGATTTGCGCTTACCGGCTATACTAAAGCGAGTTGCCGAAAAGCCACAAGGACTCGTGCTCGTCACGGGCCCTACAGGAAGCGGTAAGTCGACAACACTCGCTTCCATGATTGACTACATTAATCGAACCGAAGCGAAACATATTATTACGCTAGAAGATCCAATTGAATATGTGCATAATAATATCCATTCCATTATTGATCAGCGTGAAGTGGGCACAGACACTTTACAGTTTTCGACTGGGTTACGGGCAGCACTACGCCAAGATCCGGATGTCATTTTAGTTGGTGAGATGCGTGATTTAGAAACGATTACAACTGCAATTTCAGCTGCGGAAACGGGTCACTTAGTATTTGGAACGCTTCATACAATGAGCGCACCGGCAACCATTGAGAGAATTGTTGACGTGTTCCCTGCCAGCCAACAAGAACAGATTCGATACCAGCTCGCCACTGTTCTCGTGTCTATTATTTCTCAGCGTCTTTTCCCGCTCCAAAACGGAAGGGGAAGAATCGCTGCTACAGAAATTCTAGTCAATAACAATAGCGTCAGCAACTTGATTCGGAATCAAAAATTACACCAAATTCCAAACGTCATCCAAACGTCGAAAGAGCATGGAATGCAAACGATGCAAATGCACGTTAAAGAATTAATGAAAGACGGCCTGGTAGCTTATGAATCAATTCGCCACATGTTAGAGGAGAATGGAAATGCCCCAATTTAA
- a CDS encoding zinc-binding dehydrogenase translates to MKALPLLGPNKWHEMKIAEMEKPSPKAGQILVHIQAVGLNPVDYKTATNGNPKWAYPHILGVDGAGIVAEVGEGVEDVKVGDRVVYHGSFQQKGTYAEYAVTTAHSVSHIPDDVSFIEAAALPCAGMTAYQALFRKLHIQKGETILIQGAAGGVGGFAVQLAALTGATIIGTASKHNHDFIQSLGAHLMIDYHSEDVKEKVLELTNGRGVDCVLDAVGRKTATDALDMLAFNGRLAYIAGGPDFSLVKPFTKALSFHEIALGGAHLEGGDKEAQIDLKVMGDELLKLVNEKKLNPLVHEIISLHEVPKALQKLSERHVRGKIVADLSTIQ, encoded by the coding sequence GTGAAAGCCTTACCGTTACTTGGCCCAAACAAATGGCACGAGATGAAAATTGCTGAAATGGAAAAGCCATCACCAAAAGCTGGTCAGATTCTTGTACACATTCAGGCCGTCGGTTTAAATCCGGTTGATTACAAAACGGCGACAAATGGTAATCCAAAATGGGCATACCCACACATTTTAGGTGTGGATGGTGCTGGAATCGTGGCTGAAGTAGGTGAAGGTGTAGAAGATGTGAAAGTGGGAGACCGCGTTGTGTACCACGGCAGTTTTCAACAGAAAGGAACCTATGCCGAATACGCAGTGACAACAGCGCATAGCGTTAGCCATATTCCAGATGACGTATCGTTTATTGAGGCTGCAGCCTTACCATGTGCGGGAATGACAGCATACCAAGCCCTTTTCCGCAAGCTTCACATCCAAAAAGGTGAAACGATTCTCATTCAAGGTGCGGCTGGTGGTGTTGGTGGATTTGCTGTTCAATTAGCAGCATTAACTGGCGCTACCATTATCGGTACGGCTTCCAAGCACAATCACGACTTCATTCAATCTTTGGGGGCTCATCTTATGATCGATTATCACTCAGAAGATGTGAAGGAAAAAGTGTTGGAGCTAACTAATGGACGTGGAGTTGATTGCGTACTTGATGCGGTCGGTCGAAAAACAGCAACCGATGCACTTGACATGCTTGCCTTTAACGGACGGTTGGCATACATTGCAGGCGGACCAGACTTTAGTCTCGTCAAACCGTTTACGAAAGCCCTCTCCTTCCATGAAATCGCGCTCGGCGGTGCTCATTTAGAAGGTGGCGACAAAGAAGCTCAAATTGATTTAAAAGTAATGGGTGACGAATTATTAAAGCTCGTCAACGAGAAAAAATTAAACCCGCTTGTTCATGAAATCATTTCACTTCATGAAGTACCGAAAGCTTTACAAAAACTTTCTGAACGACACGTCCGCGGAAAAATTGTCGCAGACCTGTCAACGATTCAATAA
- a CDS encoding C39 family peptidase, producing the protein MVRIFRVSVIVAICALVFLVVKHGIGEEDVRQIESEITVETAVSREKRLNVPLLNQMAHPKLYNGCEVTSLAMVMQYHGIVITKNELADQIRKVPLTYPNGQKGNPNEGFVGDMVNGPGLSVYHGPITELAKEYVGERAIDLTGSDVTVLYEQIDNGLPVWVIATTTLKPVNNFQTWETPQGAIDITFSVHSVVMTGYDDTHVYVNNPYGKKDQRVEKSSFEEAWIQMGRQAMVITS; encoded by the coding sequence ATGGTGCGAATTTTTCGTGTAAGTGTAATTGTAGCGATTTGTGCATTAGTATTTTTGGTAGTAAAGCATGGAATAGGAGAAGAAGACGTTCGACAGATTGAAAGTGAAATCACCGTTGAAACGGCGGTGTCAAGAGAAAAGCGTTTAAATGTTCCACTTCTGAATCAGATGGCTCACCCGAAGCTTTATAATGGGTGTGAAGTAACCAGCCTTGCAATGGTTATGCAATATCATGGCATTGTTATAACGAAAAATGAACTGGCAGATCAAATAAGGAAAGTGCCTCTTACGTACCCGAACGGGCAAAAAGGGAACCCGAATGAAGGGTTTGTTGGGGATATGGTAAACGGTCCTGGCCTGTCAGTGTATCACGGACCAATAACCGAATTAGCGAAAGAGTATGTAGGGGAGAGGGCAATTGATTTAACGGGAAGTGATGTCACAGTTCTTTATGAACAAATTGATAATGGTCTACCTGTATGGGTTATTGCAACGACGACCTTAAAGCCTGTTAACAACTTTCAAACGTGGGAAACACCACAAGGAGCAATCGACATTACGTTTAGCGTCCATAGCGTCGTCATGACGGGATATGATGACACGCATGTATATGTGAATAATCCGTACGGAAAAAAGGACCAACGAGTTGAGAAATCCTCGTTTGAGGAGGCGTGGATTCAAATGGGGCGGCAGGCGATGGTGATAACGTCTTAA
- a CDS encoding type II secretion system F family protein, whose product MPQFNYEARDRRGKIHKGVLEAASKQVLATKLKESGLRLLQAEQKKESIWSKEIYIGNPVKPIDFIVFLRQFAILIRSGVSIVEGTSILGAQTESKVLKKALAQIEVELREGSSLSSACKKHSHIFSPLFVNMLMAGETSGTMDTTLERLADYYDKQYRTRKKLQSALTYPIVIGIITLFIVTFLLTYVIPTFEDLFVQFDSELPFITSAIIAISDWLMNNILFVLLIIVLLFVIFLLIFYNKSTRIYIDYAIMKMPLIGKLYQKALIARFTRTFGSLLENSVPILESLILSERIVGNLIVSDVLQKARRSLETGNSLTEPMKKHWIIPPLVIQMMAIGEKTGSLDYMLQKAADFYEAEVETATDQFKAMLEPMMIVFLAVIVGTIVLAIVVPMFTIFNTIQ is encoded by the coding sequence ATGCCCCAATTTAATTACGAAGCGCGAGACCGACGAGGAAAAATTCATAAAGGCGTGCTCGAAGCGGCGTCAAAACAAGTTTTAGCAACGAAATTAAAGGAAAGTGGCTTGCGCTTATTACAGGCTGAGCAGAAGAAGGAATCGATCTGGTCAAAGGAGATTTATATCGGTAACCCAGTGAAACCGATTGATTTCATCGTTTTTTTACGACAATTTGCCATTCTTATTCGCTCGGGCGTTTCCATCGTAGAAGGAACGAGTATACTTGGGGCACAAACAGAAAGTAAAGTGTTAAAAAAAGCGTTGGCTCAAATTGAAGTTGAATTGCGGGAAGGCTCTTCCCTTTCATCTGCTTGCAAAAAGCACTCACACATCTTCAGCCCTCTTTTCGTCAACATGTTGATGGCTGGGGAAACGAGCGGAACGATGGACACGACGTTAGAGCGATTAGCCGACTATTACGATAAACAATATCGGACGAGGAAAAAACTTCAATCAGCGCTTACATATCCAATTGTTATTGGAATAATTACCCTTTTTATCGTGACCTTTTTACTAACCTATGTTATTCCAACATTTGAGGATTTGTTTGTTCAGTTTGATAGCGAACTACCTTTCATCACATCAGCGATTATTGCCATTAGCGACTGGTTAATGAATAACATCCTTTTTGTTTTGCTCATTATCGTTCTATTGTTCGTCATTTTTTTACTAATTTTTTACAATAAATCTACAAGAATCTACATTGATTATGCTATAATGAAAATGCCTTTAATAGGTAAATTGTATCAAAAAGCACTCATCGCACGCTTTACACGAACGTTCGGTTCGTTACTGGAGAATTCCGTTCCGATACTTGAATCGCTCATCCTATCGGAGCGCATTGTCGGAAACTTAATAGTGTCGGACGTCTTACAAAAAGCAAGGCGTTCACTTGAAACAGGAAATTCCTTAACCGAACCGATGAAAAAACATTGGATCATCCCCCCTCTCGTCATTCAAATGATGGCCATTGGGGAGAAAACCGGTTCACTCGATTACATGCTTCAAAAAGCCGCGGACTTTTACGAAGCAGAAGTCGAAACCGCCACAGATCAATTCAAAGCGATGCTTGAACCGATGATGATTGTATTCCTTGCCGTAATCGTTGGAACCATTGTCCTTGCAATTGTCGTTCCAATGTTTACTATATTTAATACCATACAATAA
- a CDS encoding type II secretion system protein codes for MFKKHLNNERGLTLVELLAVIVILGIIAAVAVPAIGNIIENSKVDGAKADAIAMLNAAKLYELDGGTIDSDGVTSSELSNYLETAGTEWETGEPVVTKDSSGTLVITGTATGASQNVEFTNASIADINNHKSGKDGYSIGAASSGS; via the coding sequence ATGTTCAAAAAACATCTAAACAACGAACGCGGTTTAACACTAGTTGAATTACTAGCTGTTATTGTCATCTTAGGTATTATTGCAGCGGTTGCTGTACCTGCAATTGGCAACATTATTGAAAATTCGAAAGTAGACGGAGCCAAAGCAGATGCAATTGCTATGTTAAATGCTGCCAAGCTTTATGAATTAGATGGAGGTACTATTGATTCCGACGGAGTAACTTCCAGTGAATTGAGCAACTACCTTGAAACAGCAGGAACTGAGTGGGAAACTGGTGAACCAGTTGTTACTAAAGACAGTAGCGGAACTTTAGTAATTACAGGGACAGCTACAGGAGCCTCTCAAAATGTTGAATTCACAAATGCTAGCATTGCCGACATTAATAATCATAAAAGTGGAAAAGACGGATATTCCATTGGAGCTGCTTCTAGCGGTAGTTAA
- a CDS encoding PilN domain-containing protein, translating into MLIEINLLQKKEPKKKAILFYILFLVVITLILGIALFSQYREVTTDIKSIDQQLTAIQIEQKEFETNTKTESPTVQKINELKTFTDIAKSNQLDTVDLLTRLSKLLPTESYFTDFQLSGNVMNVTVHIQKEMDAAFYYRHLLNESWIENVILEQVVANRTGEEETENQLSTYVASYKIMIDRMTLKELQKEASE; encoded by the coding sequence ATGTTAATCGAAATCAATTTACTCCAAAAGAAAGAACCAAAAAAGAAAGCTATCCTTTTCTATATCTTATTTCTTGTCGTCATCACTCTCATTTTAGGGATTGCGCTTTTTTCCCAATATCGAGAAGTGACAACCGACATCAAATCTATCGATCAGCAACTAACAGCCATTCAAATAGAGCAAAAGGAGTTTGAAACCAACACAAAGACTGAATCACCTACGGTCCAAAAAATTAACGAGCTTAAAACATTCACAGATATAGCGAAATCCAATCAGCTTGATACGGTCGATTTACTAACAAGACTTTCAAAATTACTGCCGACAGAAAGCTACTTTACCGACTTCCAATTAAGCGGGAATGTGATGAACGTCACGGTTCATATTCAAAAAGAAATGGATGCAGCATTTTATTACCGTCATCTTCTAAACGAGAGTTGGATTGAAAACGTCATTCTCGAACAAGTCGTCGCAAACCGTACCGGGGAAGAAGAAACGGAAAATCAGTTATCGACATATGTTGCTTCGTATAAGATCATGATTGATCGAATGACGTTAAAAGAATTACAAAAGGAGGCGTCCGAATGA